In Bacteroidales bacterium, one DNA window encodes the following:
- the hisH gene encoding imidazole glycerol phosphate synthase subunit HisH: MITIINYGMGNLGSITNMIKRVGFSSEITSDLLKIESASKIILPGVGHFDKAMQNIISLGLLDIIKKKALVDKTPILGICLGMQLMCKNSEEGNEKGIGLINAEVKKFKFSNNILYKVPHMGWNLINISKESPLLFGMNETPRFYFVHSYYVMCNDINDVLSTTSYGFDFHSSFAHNNIMGVQFHPEKSHKFGMQLLKNFINL; the protein is encoded by the coding sequence ATGATAACTATCATAAATTACGGTATGGGCAACCTTGGTTCCATTACTAATATGATAAAACGGGTTGGGTTTAGTAGCGAGATTACATCTGATTTATTAAAAATCGAATCTGCCTCAAAAATCATCTTGCCAGGGGTTGGACATTTTGATAAAGCCATGCAGAATATTATTAGTCTTGGTTTATTGGATATTATTAAGAAGAAAGCATTAGTAGATAAAACACCTATTCTTGGTATTTGTCTTGGAATGCAACTAATGTGTAAAAATAGTGAAGAAGGTAATGAAAAAGGAATTGGTCTAATAAATGCAGAGGTTAAAAAGTTTAAATTTTCCAATAATATCTTATATAAAGTACCACACATGGGTTGGAATTTAATCAATATTTCCAAAGAATCGCCACTGTTATTTGGAATGAATGAAACCCCTCGATTTTATTTTGTTCATTCATACTATGTAATGTGTAATGATATAAACGATGTTTTATCAACAACTTCATACGGATTTGATTTTCATTCTTCGTTTGCACATAATAATATAATGGGTGTACAGTTTCATCCAGAAAAGAGCCATAAATTTGGAATGCAACTTTTAAAAAACTTCATCAATCTTTAA
- a CDS encoding methyltransferase domain-containing protein, translated as MLGENLFSFSKNLYWFIKTHTISKYTLRINGLGKTHKCYICGETFFHFSKYQNGLLGLSDLILKLNLVGSDVENFGCDFCGVDDRQRHLFMFFDKLNIWEKFRNNKILHFAPQEFKLSEKIEKLNPREYIKADLFSNDPKIKKIDATRIPFDNNTFDVIICCHVLEHINNYKDAISEIHRVLNINGIAILQTPYSKLLSNNFEDPNINSDDLRLFFYGNNDHCRVLSENVFFKDLQDAGFLLQIARNSDYFSDDDSNYFGVNKNEDLIRVTKIN; from the coding sequence TTGTTGGGGGAAAATCTTTTTAGTTTTAGCAAAAATCTTTACTGGTTTATTAAAACACACACTATTAGTAAATATACCTTAAGAATTAATGGACTAGGTAAAACCCACAAATGCTATATTTGTGGAGAAACCTTTTTCCATTTCTCAAAATATCAAAACGGATTATTAGGGCTTTCTGATTTAATATTAAAATTAAACCTTGTTGGAAGTGATGTAGAAAATTTCGGCTGTGATTTTTGTGGTGTTGATGACCGGCAAAGACATTTATTTATGTTTTTTGACAAGTTAAATATCTGGGAAAAATTCAGGAATAATAAAATTCTACATTTTGCACCTCAAGAATTTAAACTTTCAGAGAAGATTGAAAAACTTAATCCAAGGGAATATATAAAAGCCGATCTTTTTTCCAATGACCCAAAAATAAAAAAAATTGACGCCACAAGAATACCTTTCGATAATAATACATTCGATGTCATTATTTGTTGTCATGTTCTGGAGCATATCAACAATTATAAAGATGCAATAAGTGAAATACATAGAGTTTTAAATATTAATGGAATTGCAATCTTACAAACACCTTACAGCAAATTGCTTAGTAATAATTTTGAAGATCCCAATATAAATTCAGATGATTTAAGGTTGTTTTTTTATGGCAATAATGATCATTGTAGAGTTCTTAGTGAAAATGTTTTTTTTAAAGACCTACAAGATGCCGGATTTTTATTACAAATAGCAAGAAATTCAGATTATTTCAGTGATGATGATTCAAATTATTTTGGAGTAAATAAAAATGAAGATTTGATTCGGGTAACAAAAATTAATTGA